A single region of the Salvia miltiorrhiza cultivar Shanhuang (shh) chromosome 8, IMPLAD_Smil_shh, whole genome shotgun sequence genome encodes:
- the LOC131000450 gene encoding thiamine pyrophosphokinase 1 isoform X2 yields the protein MELMTHSSSFLLPNPQAAADGGAALTYVLVVLNRDLPRFTPLLWKNAQIRICADGGANRLYDELPLLFPDEATSAVRERYKPDLIKGDMDSVRLEVSQFYRKLGTDVVDASDDQDTTDLHKCVAYIQDLPNLKNQNTCILVAGALGGRFDHEVGNINVLCRFSSTRIVLLSDDCLIQLLPSSYHHEIHIHPSIEGPHCGLVPISGPSKSSTTTGLQWNLSDTEMRFGGLISTSNLVKDEIVTVRSDADLLWTISLKKIDRLK from the exons ATGGAGTTAATGACTCATTCGTCTTCCTTCCTCCTTCCCAATCCGCAGGCCGCCGCAGATGGCGGTGCGGCGCTCACGTACGTGCTCGTCGTCCTCAACCGGGACCTGCCGCGATTCACTCCGCTTCTGTGGAAGAACG CACAAATTCGTATCTGCGCCGACGGTGGTGCGAACAGATTGTATGATGAATTGCCGCTGTTGTTCCCTGATGAAGCCACTTCAGCTGTTCGTGAAAG GTATAAGCCAGACTTAATAAAGGGAGACATGGATTCCGTTAGGCTAGAAGTTTCACAATTCTACAGAAAGTTG GGAACTGATGTAGTTGATGCTTCAGATGACCAGGACACCACAGATTTGCATAAATGTGTTGCATATATTCAAGATTTACCTAATCTGAAGAATCAAAAT ACTTGCATCCTTGTTGCTGGAGCACTAGGTGGAAGATTTGATCACGAGGTTGGCAACATCAACGTCCTCTGCCGTTTCTCGAGCACACGGATAGTTCTTCTATCGGATGATTGCCTCATCCAACTTCTTCCAAGTAGTTATCATCATGAGATCCATATTCATCCCTCCATCGAGGGACCACATTGTGGCCTCGTACCCATCAGTGGGCCGTCAAAAAGTAGCACCACCACAGGGCTTCAGTGGAATCTAT CTGATACAGAAATGAGATTTGGTGGCCTTATCAGCACATCAAACTTGGTCAAGGATGAAATAGTGACCGTTCGATCCGATGCTGATCTCCTTTGGACTATATCCCTCAAAAAGATCGATCGACTG AAATAA
- the LOC131000450 gene encoding thiamine pyrophosphokinase 2 isoform X3 codes for MDSVRLEVSQFYRKLGTDVVDASDDQDTTDLHKCVAYIQDLPNLKNQNTCILVAGALGGRFDHEVGNINVLCRFSSTRIVLLSDDCLIQLLPSSYHHEIHIHPSIEGPHCGLVPISGPSKSSTTTGLQWNLSDTEMRFGGLISTSNLVKDEIVTVRSDADLLWTISLKKIDRLK; via the exons ATGGATTCCGTTAGGCTAGAAGTTTCACAATTCTACAGAAAGTTG GGAACTGATGTAGTTGATGCTTCAGATGACCAGGACACCACAGATTTGCATAAATGTGTTGCATATATTCAAGATTTACCTAATCTGAAGAATCAAAAT ACTTGCATCCTTGTTGCTGGAGCACTAGGTGGAAGATTTGATCACGAGGTTGGCAACATCAACGTCCTCTGCCGTTTCTCGAGCACACGGATAGTTCTTCTATCGGATGATTGCCTCATCCAACTTCTTCCAAGTAGTTATCATCATGAGATCCATATTCATCCCTCCATCGAGGGACCACATTGTGGCCTCGTACCCATCAGTGGGCCGTCAAAAAGTAGCACCACCACAGGGCTTCAGTGGAATCTAT CTGATACAGAAATGAGATTTGGTGGCCTTATCAGCACATCAAACTTGGTCAAGGATGAAATAGTGACCGTTCGATCCGATGCTGATCTCCTTTGGACTATATCCCTCAAAAAGATCGATCGACTG AAATAA
- the LOC131000450 gene encoding thiamine pyrophosphokinase 1 isoform X1 yields the protein MELMTHSSSFLLPNPQAAADGGAALTYVLVVLNRDLPRFTPLLWKNAQIRICADGGANRLYDELPLLFPDEATSAVRERYKPDLIKGDMDSVRLEVSQFYRKLGTDVVDASDDQDTTDLHKCVAYIQDLPNLKNQNTCILVAGALGGRFDHEVGNINVLCRFSSTRIVLLSDDCLIQLLPSSYHHEIHIHPSIEGPHCGLVPISGPSKSSTTTGLQWNLSDTEMRFGGLISTSNLVKDEIVTVRSDADLLWTISLKKIDRLVRAI from the exons ATGGAGTTAATGACTCATTCGTCTTCCTTCCTCCTTCCCAATCCGCAGGCCGCCGCAGATGGCGGTGCGGCGCTCACGTACGTGCTCGTCGTCCTCAACCGGGACCTGCCGCGATTCACTCCGCTTCTGTGGAAGAACG CACAAATTCGTATCTGCGCCGACGGTGGTGCGAACAGATTGTATGATGAATTGCCGCTGTTGTTCCCTGATGAAGCCACTTCAGCTGTTCGTGAAAG GTATAAGCCAGACTTAATAAAGGGAGACATGGATTCCGTTAGGCTAGAAGTTTCACAATTCTACAGAAAGTTG GGAACTGATGTAGTTGATGCTTCAGATGACCAGGACACCACAGATTTGCATAAATGTGTTGCATATATTCAAGATTTACCTAATCTGAAGAATCAAAAT ACTTGCATCCTTGTTGCTGGAGCACTAGGTGGAAGATTTGATCACGAGGTTGGCAACATCAACGTCCTCTGCCGTTTCTCGAGCACACGGATAGTTCTTCTATCGGATGATTGCCTCATCCAACTTCTTCCAAGTAGTTATCATCATGAGATCCATATTCATCCCTCCATCGAGGGACCACATTGTGGCCTCGTACCCATCAGTGGGCCGTCAAAAAGTAGCACCACCACAGGGCTTCAGTGGAATCTAT CTGATACAGAAATGAGATTTGGTGGCCTTATCAGCACATCAAACTTGGTCAAGGATGAAATAGTGACCGTTCGATCCGATGCTGATCTCCTTTGGACTATATCCCTCAAAAAGATCGATCGACTGGTGCGTGCTATTTAA
- the LOC131000450 gene encoding thiamine pyrophosphokinase 2 isoform X4 translates to MDSVRLEVSQFYRKLGTDVVDASDDQDTTDLHKCVAYIQDLPNLKNQNTCILVAGALGGRFDHEVGNINVLCRFSSTRIVLLSDDCLIQLLPSSYHHEIHIHPSIEGPHCGLVPISGPSKSSTTTGLQWNLSDTEMRFGGLISTSNLVKDEIVTVRSDADLLWTISLKKIDRLVRAI, encoded by the exons ATGGATTCCGTTAGGCTAGAAGTTTCACAATTCTACAGAAAGTTG GGAACTGATGTAGTTGATGCTTCAGATGACCAGGACACCACAGATTTGCATAAATGTGTTGCATATATTCAAGATTTACCTAATCTGAAGAATCAAAAT ACTTGCATCCTTGTTGCTGGAGCACTAGGTGGAAGATTTGATCACGAGGTTGGCAACATCAACGTCCTCTGCCGTTTCTCGAGCACACGGATAGTTCTTCTATCGGATGATTGCCTCATCCAACTTCTTCCAAGTAGTTATCATCATGAGATCCATATTCATCCCTCCATCGAGGGACCACATTGTGGCCTCGTACCCATCAGTGGGCCGTCAAAAAGTAGCACCACCACAGGGCTTCAGTGGAATCTAT CTGATACAGAAATGAGATTTGGTGGCCTTATCAGCACATCAAACTTGGTCAAGGATGAAATAGTGACCGTTCGATCCGATGCTGATCTCCTTTGGACTATATCCCTCAAAAAGATCGATCGACTGGTGCGTGCTATTTAA